Genomic window (Gammaproteobacteria bacterium):
GACGAGGAGTTCGACCCGGTCCCGGGGCCCGACGAGGACATCCCGTACCCCAGCCTCGGCCGCATCGCCGGCTACGTGCTCGATGCGCTGTTCATGGATGGCCTGTCGCAGGACCTCGAGCGCCTGACGCGCATCAACCAGATGCTCGAATGCCAGCCGAACCGGCAATGCGATGTCGGCACGGCGCCGCTGCGCTACATCGATGCGCTGATCATGCTGCCGAGCCGGGACATCCGCGAGATTGCCGTGCGCCATGTCCACGAGATGCCCAGGCCGGTGCAGCTGCTGATGAACGGGCTGGGGGCGCTCAACTACGGCGGGCGCCAGCTGGCCAGCTACCTGCTGTTCGAGCAGGGCTACACCCGCGAGCTCATCCGGCTCGGCTACGAGGATGCGCTGGCCCGCCGCGACGAGATCCAGGCCTTCATGGAAGGCGCGCCCGTCACGGCGCCCTGCGGAATTGCCGGCTGGCGTGACCTGTCGGAGCAGTACTCGCAGCGGATGCGGGCCCTGAAGATGCCCGGGACCGGCTGAGCCGCGGCGTTCAGTCTGGCGGCCGCGCGCCGGCTTCTTCCGGAGGGCGGTCGATGCCGCGCAACTCGGTGTGCCGGATGAGCACCTGCTGGTGCTGGCGCGCCAGTTCCGTGGCCAGCTTGTCCGCCATGTAGACCGAGCGGTGCTGGCCACCCGTGCAACCGAGCGCCACGGTGAGGTAGTTGCGATTGAAATCCGCGTAGCGCGGGATCCAGCGCTGCAGGAAGCCGAGGATGTCGCGGTACATCTCCTGCACCGGTGGCTGGGCATCCAGGTAGGCGATCACCTGGGCGTCGCGGCCCGTCAGCGGGCGCAGGCTGAGCTCCCAGTACGGGTTCGGCAGGCAGCGCAGGTCGAAGACGAAGTCGGCGTCCAGCGGAATGCCGTGCTTGTAGCCGAAGGACTCGATGAGGATCGACAGCCCGGGTTCCGTGCGCAGCCCCACCCGGCCGCGCACCGCATCGCGCAGCTGGTAGATGCTGGTCTGGCTGGTATCGATGATGAGCTCGGCAGCGGCCATGACCGGCCCCAGCAATTCGCGCTCGCGGGTGATCGCCTCCCGCAGGCTCATGCCCTGGGCCGACAGCGGGTGGGGGCGGCGGCTCTCCGCGTAGCGCTTCAGCAGGCTGTCCTCGCTGGCGTGAAGGAAGACGATCTCGCAGCGGATGCCGAGCCCGCGGAAGCGGCGGATCAGCTCCGGCAGCGACTCCAGGTCGGCGGCGCGGCTGCGCACGTCCACGCCCACGGCGAGGTTCTCGTAGAAAGGGTCGCCGGTGGCGGCGATCTGCGAAATCACCGAGTCGAGCAGGGCCGCCGGGACGTTGTCGATGCAATAGAAGCCCACGTCCTCGAGCAGGTGCAGCGCCACGCTCTTTCCCGAACCGGACAGGCCGCTGACGATGATCAGGCGCATGGCGGTGCCGGCCGGCGCACGCCCCGGCGTCGGCGCTCGCTGGATGGCGGGATCTTCATGGCCTCGCGGTACTTGGCCACGGTGCGCCGCGCGACGTTGATGCCGTCGGCCTGCAGCAGTTCGGCGATGCGGCTGTCGCTCAGCGGCGCCCCGGGGCTTTCCTGGCCCACGAGCTTGCGGATCCGCGCCCGGACCGCGGTCGAGGACTGCTCCGTGCCATCCTCGCCCGCGACCTGGCTGGAGAAGAAGTAGCGCAGTTCGAACACGCCGCGGGGAGTATGCATGTACTTGCCGGAGGTGACGCGCGAGATGGTGGATTCGTGCATTTCCACCGCCTCGGCCACGTCCCTGAGGATCATCGGCTTCATGCGCTCCTCGCCATGCTCGAAGAAATCGGCCTGGCGGTCGACGATGCAGCTGGCGACCTTGAACAGCGTGTCGTTGCGGATCTCCAGGCTGCGCACCAGCCAGCGCGCCTCCTGCAGCTGGGTGCGCAGTACCGCGTGCTCGGGATTCCCGCGCAGCATCTGCGCGTAGGCCTGGTTGACCCGCAGGCGCGGTGCCAGGGAGCGGTTGACCTCGACCAGCCACTTGCCGTCGTGCTTGCGCACGAACACGTCGGGCACCACGTACTCGGGCCGCGCCGCCTCGATGCCGGCACCCGGCCGGGGATTGCAGGCCCGCACCAGCGCGAGCGCCGACTCGAGCTCGGTGTCGGACACGCCGAGCTTGCGCCGCAGCATGGCGAACTGCTGCTCCGCCACGAGATCGAGGTGCGAGGCCGCGACCGCCTGCGCCAGTGCCAGCCCGGGTGTGGCCGGGTCCAGCTGCTGCAGCTGCAGTGCGATGCACTCGCGCAGGTCACGGGCCGCCACGCCCGGCGGGTCGAGCATCTGTACCCGCGCGAGCACCTGTTCGACCTCGGCGAGCGCGAAGCCGGCGGTGGCCGGCAGCATGGCGAGGATGGCCTGTGTCGATTCGGTCAGGTAGCCGTCATCGTTGACGTAGTCGATCAGCGCCTCGCCGATGAGCGCCTCGCGCGGGCTGAAGTGGTCCATCTCCAGCTGCCAGAGCAGGTGCTCGCGCAGCGACTGCCCGGTTTCGTCGGCAATCTCCGCCTGCCGGTCGTCGTCCGACCAGGGATCGCTGCGGCTGGTCGCCGATGCCTCGTTCCACAGCGGGGAGTCGAGCGGCCCGTCGGGGAGCACGCCGCTCTCGTCGGGGTCGTAGTCGAAATCGCCGGCCGTGTCGGCGGTGTCGGCCACCACGGGCTCGCGGTCGCCGTCGAAACGCTCGAACTCGGCCGCTTCGGCGATCCCGGGGGCATCCGCATCCCGCTCGGCCGGCTCCTCGACCTCCAGCATGACGTTGCTGTCGAGCAGCTGCTGGAGCTGTGCATTCAGCTCCAGGACGGGCAGCTGCAGCAGGCGGATTGCCTGCTGGAGCTGTGGCGTCATGGTCAACTGCTGACCAACACGCAGCTGCAACGAGGGTTTCAGCATCGGTCCTTCATCTGCGCCCGGTTCATAGCCTGAAGCTGTCGCCGAGGTAAACCTCGCGGACCTGCTGGTTCGCGAGGATCTCGGCGGGGGCGCCCTGGGCAATCATCGCCCCATCGCTGAGGATATAGGCGCGGCCGCAGATTCCAAGGGTCTCGCGCACATTATGGTCGGTGATCAGCACGCCGATCTGGCGCTCGGCCAGGTGGCGGATGATGCGCTGGATGTCGAGTACCGAGATCGGATCGACGCCGGCGAAGGGCTCGTCGAGCAGCACGAAGCGCGGCTCCGCGGCCAGGGCCCGCGCGATTTCCACGCGGCGGCGCTCGCCACCGGAGAGGCTCATGCCGAGCCCGGTGCGCACATGGCTGATATGCAGTTCGTCGAGCAGCGCCTCGAGCCGCGCCTCGCGGTCGCTGCGCGAGAGGTCGTCGCGCGTCTCGAGGATGGCCATGATGTTGTCCTCGACCGACAGCTTGCGGAAGACCGACGCCTCCTGCGGCAGGTAGCCCAGGCCCAGTCGTGCGCGCCGGTGCATCGGCAGGTGCGTCAGGTCCTCGCCGTCGAGGGTGATGCTGCCCGCGTCGCAGGGAATCAGGCCGACGATCATGTAGAACGCCGTGGTCTTGCCCGCGCCGTTGGGGCCCAGCAGACCCACGACCTCGCCGCTGCTGATCTCCAGCGAGATCTGCCGCACCACCTGCCGTGCCTTGAAGCGCTTGCTCAGGTCCCGGGCGAGCAGGGTGCTCACGGCGCCGCACCGCCTTTCCGCCCGCCCTGCGACGGGTTGATCTTCATGCGCACCGGACCGCCGCTGCCGGCCTCGGCGGTGACATACTGGCGGCGCAGGTCGTAGCTGATGCGCTCGCCGGCGATCTCGTTGGCGCCATCGCTGACCCAGGCGTTGACGGACATGCGCATCATGCCGCCGGCGACGTCGTAGTCCATGATCCCGGCGCGGCCTTCGGTCCGCTGGCCACCGGCTACCTGCTGCTCGAAGCGCGCCGGGGCACCGTGCAGCAGCGCGCTGCGCAGCTCGTGTCCGAGGAATGTCAGCTCGGCCTCGTCGCACCAGGCCCTGGCCCCCTGGTTGATGATTTCCACGTTGCCCCGGAACAGCCAGCGGCTGTTCTCGAAGTCCAGGCGCGTGGCCTCGGCGACGTCGGCGCGGATGCTGAGCGTGCCCTGCGTGATGTGCATGCCACGGAACACCAGCTTGTTGTTGCGCCGGTCAAACTCCGACGACTGTGCATCGAGGTCGATCGGCAGGTTGCGCTGGTTGTCGAAATCAGGGAGGGCCGCCTTGACCCGGTTCCGGGCAGCAGGCTGGGCCTGCGGCGGCACCGGGGCCGGAGCCTGCTGGGCAGCGCCCGCAGCAGGAGCGGCAGCGGGAGCGGGAGCCTGGATCGGAGCCTGGGAGCCGGCCTGCCCGGTCCAGGCCAGGGTACCGGCCAGCACCGCGCACGCCGCCACGATCCGCAGCGCCCGCCGGGCGCCGTCAGCGCACATAGTGGCCCGTGACGTCGGCGAGCAGCTGCAGACGATCCTCCCGCAGCAGCGCCCGCAGGCCCACGGCGTGGACCGTGCTTCCCGCATAGTCGATGTCAACCTTCCTGTCCGTGGACGCGATGTCCGTGCCCGGGTCGAACTCCAGGTAGTCGGTGCGGACGATGGCGGAAGGGTTGTCGGTTCCGCGCGTGGCGGCAACGACGTTACCGGAGAGTGCGATCATCTTACCATCCGCGAGTATCTGCCCTGTCTCGGCCGTCAGGCGCCAGGGAACCTGCCGGGCCGGGTCGTAGTTCACGCTGACATCCTCGAGCGTGACCGTGCCGTCGGCCGGCTGCTGCACGACGCGCGCTGCCGAGAGGCGGTAGAGGACCTGACCGTCGTCCCCGGTGCCGGTCAGGGTCGCGTCATTGATGTAGTAGCCCACGCCCAGCGACGGTGCGGCCGGTGCCGGTGGCTGTTCGCTGTCGAGCTGGCGCAGCAGCAGGCTGCTGCCCACCGTCACGATCAGCAGGCCCAGCACGGCCAGCGCACGCCGCGGGATCATGCCGGGCTCAGTCGCGGCGCGCGGCGCGGGCCGCCAGCAGCAGGTCGCAGACCTCGCGCACCGCGCCGGCCCCGCCCGCGAGGGTGGTGCGCCAGGCGGCGGTGCCGGCCACCGAGGGATGGCAATCGGCGACCGCTATCGGCAGTGCCACCTGCCGCATGACCGGCAGATCGGGTTCGTCGTCACCGACACAGGCGGCCGCGCTGGCCGGAATGCCGGTGGCCTCGAGCAGCGTCGCCAGCGCCCTGCCCTTGTCGGCCTCGCCCAGCATCACATGCCGGATGTCGAGGTCCGCCATGCGGCCGGCGGCGGATGTCGAGGGCCGGCCGGAGATCACCGCGACGGTGAAGCCGGCCGCCATCAGCTGCTTGATGCCATAGCCGTCGCGGACGTTGAAGCTCTTGAACTCGCGGCCCTCGGCATCGTAATGCAGGCGTCCGTCGGTCAGGACACCGTCCACGTCGAGGATCAGCAGGCGGATGCCCGCGGCTCGCCGCAGCAGGGCAGCGTCGGGTGGTGCCACGGCTACATCACTCCCGCGCGGAACAGGTTGTGGACGTTGAGGGCACCCACCACCACCTCGTGTTCGTCCACCACCAGCAGCGCCGTGATCTTGAACTGCTCCATCAGGTGCACCGCCTCGGCAGCCAGCGCGGCGGGGCCGATGGTCTTGCAGCCCGTGGTCATGACCGCGCGCATCGGCGTGCGGTGGATGTCGACCGCGCGGTCCACCGCCCGGCGCAGGTCTCCGTCGGTGAACACGCCGAGCAGGCGGCCGGCCGGGTCCACCACGGCGGTCATGCCGAGGCTCTTGCGCGTCATCTCCAGCAGCCCCTCGGACAGCGGCGCATCGGGACCGATGCGGGGCACCGCCGTGCCGGAGTTCATGACATCGGCGACCCGCAGCAGCAGCCGCCGGCCGAGCGTGCCCCCGGGGTGCGCCAGCGCGAAGTCCTCGCGGGTGAAGCCGCGGCTCTCGAGAAGCGCCACCGCCAGGGCATCGCCCATGGCCAGGGTCGCGGTGGTGCTGGCCGTGGGGGCCAGGTTCAGGGGGCAGGCTTCCTCGGCGACGCCGACGTCGAGCACCACGGTGGCCGCCTGCCCCAGCGTGGAGCGGGGCGCGCCCGTGAGCGTGACCAGCGGCACGCCGAGCCGCTTGAGCAGCGGCAGGATGGTGATGATTTCCCCGGTTTCGCCGGAGTTGGACACCGCCACCACCAGGTCCGACCGGGTGATCATGCCGAGATCCCCGTGGCTGGCTTCGCCCGGGTGCACGAAGAATGCCGGGGTGCCGGTGCTCGCCAGCGTGGCGGCGATCTTGCCGCCGATGTGGCCGGACTTGCCCATGCCGGTGACGACCACCCGGCCGTCGCAGGCGAGCATCAGCTCGCATGCGCGGACGAAGGACTCGTCGATGCGTCCGGCCAGCCCGGAAACCGCCCTGGCCTCGATCTCCAGCACCCGGCGGGCCAGGCTGCGGACATCCACGGCGGATCGGGGCTGGGTCATGGGCGGGCTGGTCCAGAAACGGAGGCCAGGCAATTGTACGGGAACCATCCGCCGCGCGGAGCCGCCAGCGCGCCCTCGCTCGCCGCGAACGGCCCCTATAATGTGCGCCCTACCCGCCAAGGCGCCGTGTTGCCGATGAACCCAGCAGAAATCCAGGCCCTGATCGAGGCACAGCTGCCCGGTTGCACGGCCAGCGTGCAAAGCCCGGACAACATCCATTACGAGGCCGTGATCGTCTGTCCGGCATTCGCCGGCAAGCGCGCGCTGCAGCGGCACCAGATGGTGTACGCCGCCCTCGGGCCGCGCATGGGCGGCGACATCCACGCGCTGTCCATCCAGACGCTGACGCCCGAGGAGCAGGCCGGCCGCAAGGGCTGAGCGCGGCCGCCACGGGAATGGACAAGCTCGCGATCACCGGCGGCCGGCGCCTGGAAGGCGAAACCCGCATTTCCGGCGCGAAGAACGCCGCGCTGCCGATTCTCGCGGCTTCGCTGCTCACCGACGAGCAGGTAACCATCGGCAACATTCCGCACCTGCGCGACATCACCACCACCATCGAACTGCTCGGCCGCATGGGGGTGGCGGTGACCCTGCACGAGGGCCAGCGCATCGAGGTCGACCCGGCCGGCATCCGCGAGTACCACGCGCCCTATGACCTGGTGAAGACCATGCGGGCGTCGATCCTGGTGCTCGGGCCGCTGGTGGGCCGCTTCGGTGCCGCCGATGTCTCGCTGCCCGGCGGTTGCGCCATCGGCGCGCGGCCGGTGGATATCCACGTCGCGGGGCTGCGCGCCCTCGGCGCCAGGGTGGACATCGAGGATGGCTACATCCGCGCGCGGGCCGGCCGTTTGCGTGGCGCCCACCTGGTGCTCGACAAGGTCACCGTCACCGGCACCGAGAACCTCATGATGGCGGCGGTACTCGCCGAGGGGGAGACCGTGCTGGAGAACGCCGCCCGCGAGCCCGAGATCGAGGACCTCGCCGGGTTCCTCAACCGCATGGGCGCGAGGATCAGCGGTGCCGGCAGCAACCGCATCGTCATCCAGGGCGTGCGCCGCCTGCACGGGGCGGAATACGAGGTGCTTCCCGACCGCATCGAGACCGGCACCTTCCTCGTCGCCGGCGCCATCACCGGAGGCCACGTCCGCCTGCGCAACACCTGCCCGGGGCACCTGGAAGCGGTGCTGGCCAAGCTGCGCGACGCCGGAGCCCGGGTCGCCACCGGGCCGGACTGGATCGAACTGTGGATGCCCGGGCGGGCGACCGCGGTCGATATCAGCACCAGCCCCCACCCGGGTTTCCCCACGGACATGCAGGCCCAGTTCGCGGCCCTGAACTGCGTCGCCAGCGGTGTCGCCACCATCAGCGAGAACGTCTTCGAGAACCGGTTCATGCACATGCCGGAACTGCAGCGCATGGGTGCCAACATCCGCCTGCAGGGGCATACAGCCGTGATCCAGGGGGTCGAGCGCCTGACCGCGGCACCGGTGATGGCCACCGACCTGCGCGCCTCCGCCGGCCTGGTCCTGGCCGGCCTGGTGGCCGAGGGCGAGACGGTGGTGGACCGGATCTACCACATCGACCGCGGCTACGAGTGCATCGAGGAAAAGCTCAACCAGCTGGGCGCTGCCATCCGCCGCCGGGGCTGATCGCCGGCCATGCGTCGCCATAGGCAACGCGAATTTGCCATGTGTATAATTTGCCGGTTTAAACGCGCCCGCCGTCACCCCGCCGAGATCGATTCCGCTCCCGGATCCGGGCCCACGGCCGCATGACGACCACAAGAGCCGGGACCAGAGCCTGGGAGGATTAGCTCGATGAGCGATGAGGCCGACCTCAGCCGACGCCATTTCCTGACCGTAGCGACCAGCGTCGTCGGCGGTGTGGGCGTGGTGCTCACCGCCGTGCCCTTCGTGGCGTCCTTCCGCCCCAGCGCACGTGCGCAGGCCATGGGTGGCCCGGTGGAAGTGGATATCAGCAAGCTGGAGGACGGCGCCATGGTGCGCGTCGTCTGGCGTGGCCGGCCCGTCTGGATCCTGCGCCGCACGGCGGACATGATCAGCCGCGTCGAGGCCGAACCGGCCTCGTTGCTCAAGGATCCGGGCTCCGAGGAATCCGAGCAGCCCGCTTACGCGCAGAATCCCCTGCGTGCCATCAAGCCGGACATCCTCGTCGTGGTCGGTGTCTGCACCCATCTAGGCTGCGCGCCGATCGAACGCTTCGACGTGGCGCCACCGGACCTCGGCCCGGACTGGAAGGGCGGGTTCTACTGCCCCTGCCACGGCTCGCGCTTCGACATGGCCGGGCGGGTCATGGTCGGCTCCCCGGCGCCCACCAACCTGCCGATTCCGCCCTACCGCTTCGTCGGAGACAACATGATCATCATCGGTGACGACACGGGAGCCAAGGCATGAGTGCCGCGCAATCCGGGGCAGCCGGACAGGGCCGCTGCGCACGGCTCATCGATTGGGTGGACGAGCGCTTCCCGCTC
Coding sequences:
- a CDS encoding RNA polymerase factor sigma-54 — translated: MKPSLQLRVGQQLTMTPQLQQAIRLLQLPVLELNAQLQQLLDSNVMLEVEEPAERDADAPGIAEAAEFERFDGDREPVVADTADTAGDFDYDPDESGVLPDGPLDSPLWNEASATSRSDPWSDDDRQAEIADETGQSLREHLLWQLEMDHFSPREALIGEALIDYVNDDGYLTESTQAILAMLPATAGFALAEVEQVLARVQMLDPPGVAARDLRECIALQLQQLDPATPGLALAQAVAASHLDLVAEQQFAMLRRKLGVSDTELESALALVRACNPRPGAGIEAARPEYVVPDVFVRKHDGKWLVEVNRSLAPRLRVNQAYAQMLRGNPEHAVLRTQLQEARWLVRSLEIRNDTLFKVASCIVDRQADFFEHGEERMKPMILRDVAEAVEMHESTISRVTSGKYMHTPRGVFELRYFFSSQVAGEDGTEQSSTAVRARIRKLVGQESPGAPLSDSRIAELLQADGINVARRTVAKYREAMKIPPSSERRRRGVRRPAPPCA
- the murA gene encoding UDP-N-acetylglucosamine 1-carboxyvinyltransferase, translating into MDKLAITGGRRLEGETRISGAKNAALPILAASLLTDEQVTIGNIPHLRDITTTIELLGRMGVAVTLHEGQRIEVDPAGIREYHAPYDLVKTMRASILVLGPLVGRFGAADVSLPGGCAIGARPVDIHVAGLRALGARVDIEDGYIRARAGRLRGAHLVLDKVTVTGTENLMMAAVLAEGETVLENAAREPEIEDLAGFLNRMGARISGAGSNRIVIQGVRRLHGAEYEVLPDRIETGTFLVAGAITGGHVRLRNTCPGHLEAVLAKLRDAGARVATGPDWIELWMPGRATAVDISTSPHPGFPTDMQAQFAALNCVASGVATISENVFENRFMHMPELQRMGANIRLQGHTAVIQGVERLTAAPVMATDLRASAGLVLAGLVAEGETVVDRIYHIDRGYECIEEKLNQLGAAIRRRG
- a CDS encoding HAD hydrolase family protein, whose protein sequence is MAPPDAALLRRAAGIRLLILDVDGVLTDGRLHYDAEGREFKSFNVRDGYGIKQLMAAGFTVAVISGRPSTSAAGRMADLDIRHVMLGEADKGRALATLLEATGIPASAAACVGDDEPDLPVMRQVALPIAVADCHPSVAGTAAWRTTLAGGAGAVREVCDLLLAARAARRD
- the petA gene encoding ubiquinol-cytochrome c reductase iron-sulfur subunit, yielding MSDEADLSRRHFLTVATSVVGGVGVVLTAVPFVASFRPSARAQAMGGPVEVDISKLEDGAMVRVVWRGRPVWILRRTADMISRVEAEPASLLKDPGSEESEQPAYAQNPLRAIKPDILVVVGVCTHLGCAPIERFDVAPPDLGPDWKGGFYCPCHGSRFDMAGRVMVGSPAPTNLPIPPYRFVGDNMIIIGDDTGAKA
- a CDS encoding KpsF/GutQ family sugar-phosphate isomerase is translated as MTQPRSAVDVRSLARRVLEIEARAVSGLAGRIDESFVRACELMLACDGRVVVTGMGKSGHIGGKIAATLASTGTPAFFVHPGEASHGDLGMITRSDLVVAVSNSGETGEIITILPLLKRLGVPLVTLTGAPRSTLGQAATVVLDVGVAEEACPLNLAPTASTTATLAMGDALAVALLESRGFTREDFALAHPGGTLGRRLLLRVADVMNSGTAVPRIGPDAPLSEGLLEMTRKSLGMTAVVDPAGRLLGVFTDGDLRRAVDRAVDIHRTPMRAVMTTGCKTIGPAALAAEAVHLMEQFKITALLVVDEHEVVVGALNVHNLFRAGVM
- a CDS encoding BolA/IbaG family iron-sulfur metabolism protein — translated: MNPAEIQALIEAQLPGCTASVQSPDNIHYEAVIVCPAFAGKRALQRHQMVYAALGPRMGGDIHALSIQTLTPEEQAGRKG
- the rapZ gene encoding RNase adapter RapZ encodes the protein MRLIIVSGLSGSGKSVALHLLEDVGFYCIDNVPAALLDSVISQIAATGDPFYENLAVGVDVRSRAADLESLPELIRRFRGLGIRCEIVFLHASEDSLLKRYAESRRPHPLSAQGMSLREAITRERELLGPVMAAAELIIDTSQTSIYQLRDAVRGRVGLRTEPGLSILIESFGYKHGIPLDADFVFDLRCLPNPYWELSLRPLTGRDAQVIAYLDAQPPVQEMYRDILGFLQRWIPRYADFNRNYLTVALGCTGGQHRSVYMADKLATELARQHQQVLIRHTELRGIDRPPEEAGARPPD
- the lptC gene encoding LPS export ABC transporter periplasmic protein LptC, which encodes MIPRRALAVLGLLIVTVGSSLLLRQLDSEQPPAPAAPSLGVGYYINDATLTGTGDDGQVLYRLSAARVVQQPADGTVTLEDVSVNYDPARQVPWRLTAETGQILADGKMIALSGNVVAATRGTDNPSAIVRTDYLEFDPGTDIASTDRKVDIDYAGSTVHAVGLRALLREDRLQLLADVTGHYVR
- the lptB gene encoding LPS export ABC transporter ATP-binding protein, with amino-acid sequence MSTLLARDLSKRFKARQVVRQISLEISSGEVVGLLGPNGAGKTTAFYMIVGLIPCDAGSITLDGEDLTHLPMHRRARLGLGYLPQEASVFRKLSVEDNIMAILETRDDLSRSDREARLEALLDELHISHVRTGLGMSLSGGERRRVEIARALAAEPRFVLLDEPFAGVDPISVLDIQRIIRHLAERQIGVLITDHNVRETLGICGRAYILSDGAMIAQGAPAEILANQQVREVYLGDSFRL